The nucleotide window GGGCGAGTCGACCACCATGGTGGTGAAGCACCAGCCGGGCCGCAGGCCCAGGCGGGCCGGCTCGCCCACGGCCAGCTCGAGGTACGGCCCCACCGGGGAGGACTCGTAGCAGGCCCCGACGATGAGCAGCGGGCCCGGCAGGCGGTGCAGGCCCATCGGCAGCGCGGGAGACGAGCTCGGTCGCCGGGCCAGGGCGACGAGCGCCTCGCCGCCGAGGGTCCACGGCGCGTCCGGGGTGGTCATCGGCGCTCCCCCCGCGTCGGGGGTGCGCCGCCGCACCGCTCCACGCGCGCCCTGTCGGCCACGGTGCCGATCGTACGCCTCCCCGCCTGGGACCGGGCGGGCCGAGGCGCGAATTTCGCCCCGTGGCGGGTGGCGGCGATGATCGACCGGTGATCACGAGCATCGACCTCGACCACGTCGCCGTCGCCGTCGAGCGCCACGTCGACGCCTGGCCCCGCTACGTCGGCGACCTCGGCGGCCGCTGGCTCTCGGGCGGCGACAGCATCGGCTTCGCCGCCGCCCAGGTGAGCTACGCCAACGGCATGAAGCTCGAGGCCCTCCAGCCGGCGTCGGTCGACCGCAACGACTTCCTCCGACGCTTCCTCGACGCCAGCGGCCCGGGCGTGCACCACCTCACGTTCAAGGTGGCCGACATCAGCGCCGCGCTGGCCGCCGCCGAAGGAGCCGGCATCCAACCCGTCGGCGTCGACCTCCGCGACGCCGACTGGAAGGAGGCCTTCCTCCACCCCAAGGCGGCGCGGGGCGTCGTGGTCCAGCTCGCCCAGTCGATGGGCAGCTGGAGCAGCCCCCCGCCGCCCGACCTCCCCGAGGCGGCGCGAGGCCCCGCCGCGCTGGCCCACGTGACCCACGCCGTGGCGGACCTCGACGACGGGCTGGTGCTCTTCGCCGACCTCCTCGGCGGCGAGCGCACCGAGGAGGGTCACGGACCCGACGGCCGGTGGGTCGAGCTGGCCTGGCCCGGCCCTGGCAGGGTCCGACTGCTGGAGCCCGTCGACGAGCTCCGGCGGTGGCTGGGCGGGCGTCCCGGCCGGGTGCACCACCTCGCGTTCGAGCTCGACGACCCGGGGGCCGTCACCGGCGCCCGGGCGCTCGGCGAGGACTCGTGGGAGGTCGCGCCCGAGGACAACCTCGGCGTGCGCCTCCGCCTCACCGCCACCGGGTGAGCCACGGCGGGGAATCATCGGGCGGCCGAGCGCGTTGGGCAAGACATGGCTGACGTCGACTTCTTCTGGGACCCGGTGTGCCCCTGGGCATGGATCACCTCGCGGTGGATCGAGGAGGTGGCGAGCCAGACCGAGCTCCACGTCGACTGGCGATTCATCTCCCTTCGCATCGTCAACGAGGACCGCGACTACGGCTCGAAGTTCCCCCGCGGGTACCCGGAGGCCCACGGCGCCGGCCTCAGCCTCCTGCGGGTGGCGGCGCGCGTGCGCGCCGAGCACGGCCGCGAGCACCTCGGTCCGCTCTACACCGCCCTCGGGACCCGCCTCCACGTCGAGCGGGAGGGCCTCGACATCCGCACGCCGGAGGGTGTGGCCGGCCTCCTGGGCGAGGTGGGGCCCATGCTCGAGCGCCTCGGCCTCGACCCGGCCATCGCCTCCGCCGCCGAGGACGACTCGTGGGACGACGACGTCCGTGCCGACACCACAACCGCCCTCGAGCGGGCCGGCAAGGAGGTCGGCACCCCGGTGATCACCTTCGAGCCGCCCGACGGGCCCTCGTTCTTCGGGCCGGTCATCTCCCGCATCCCCCGAGGGGACAAGGCCGTCGAGCTGTGGGATGCGGTGACCAAGATCGCCGGATGGCCCGGCTTCGCCGAGCTCAAGCGGGCCATCCGGGAGCGACCCGCCACGTCCTGACAGGACGCACCTACTCCGCCGCCGCTCAGGGGGCGTTGGCGTCGCGCAGGCAGAGCCACACGCCGTCGGCGGCCATCGGGGTGGCCGACGAGTCGCTCGGGCAGCGCGAGGAGCGGTGCACCACCAGGTCGACCCTCCCCTCGTTGGGCTCGGTGCACGGCACGGCGACCACGTCGGCACCTCGCTGCACCTGGACGCATCCACCGACGAGGTCGGACGGCCGCACCCGCTCGTCACCGTCGCCCGAGCCCCCGGCAAACGCGGTGAACACGAAGATGATCCCGAGCACGAGGAGGGCGACGATCCACGGCAGCCCCCGGACGAACGACAGCCCGACGTCGCCCGGGACGGCCTGCCGGCCGACGTAGGGGCGATCGACGTCATCGGCGTCCCGGGGCCCGCCCATGGGCGCGGCGGCCACGTCGAGCGAGCGGTCGTAGGCGGCCCGCCGGACCGGGTCGCCCAGGACGCGCCACGCCTCGTTGACGTCTTGCATCGCCCGCGGGGTCGCCGTCTCGCCCTGCGCCGCGGCACGGTCGGGGTGCAGCGCGCGAGCCCGGTGCAGGTACGCCTGGCGCACCTCGCCGGCGGTGGCCCCTCGGCCGACGCCGAGGGTCTGGTAGTGCGTGGCCACGATGCCGAGGCTACGGGCGCCGCGGGTGCTCAGTACCCGAGGTCGAGGTCGACGAGGCCGACCAGGTCCTCCCCTGCCCCGAACCGCCGGACGTTCTCGGTGATGCGGGCCTCGACGTGAGGTCGCGCCATCGCGAGGGTGTTGGCGGTGTGGGGCGTGATGATGCAGCGGGGCTCATCCCAGAGGGGGTGACCCTCGGGCAGCGGCTCCGGGTCGGTGACGTCGATGCCGGCACCGCCGATGCGCCCCTCTCTCAGGGCGACCGCCAGGTCGTCGGTGACGACGTGAGCGCCCCGGGCAACGTTGACCAGCCAGGCGTGCCCCTCCATCTGGTCGAGCTGGGCGGCGCCCACCAGCCCGGCCGTCTCGGGGGTCAGGGCCAGCGCCAGGACCACCAGGTCGGCGCCGGGCAACGCGTCGTCGAGG belongs to Acidimicrobiales bacterium and includes:
- a CDS encoding VOC family protein, which encodes MITSIDLDHVAVAVERHVDAWPRYVGDLGGRWLSGGDSIGFAAAQVSYANGMKLEALQPASVDRNDFLRRFLDASGPGVHHLTFKVADISAALAAAEGAGIQPVGVDLRDADWKEAFLHPKAARGVVVQLAQSMGSWSSPPPPDLPEAARGPAALAHVTHAVADLDDGLVLFADLLGGERTEEGHGPDGRWVELAWPGPGRVRLLEPVDELRRWLGGRPGRVHHLAFELDDPGAVTGARALGEDSWEVAPEDNLGVRLRLTATG
- a CDS encoding DnaJ domain-containing protein, translating into MATHYQTLGVGRGATAGEVRQAYLHRARALHPDRAAAQGETATPRAMQDVNEAWRVLGDPVRRAAYDRSLDVAAAPMGGPRDADDVDRPYVGRQAVPGDVGLSFVRGLPWIVALLVLGIIFVFTAFAGGSGDGDERVRPSDLVGGCVQVQRGADVVAVPCTEPNEGRVDLVVHRSSRCPSDSSATPMAADGVWLCLRDANAP